The proteins below come from a single Mycolicibacterium sp. TY81 genomic window:
- a CDS encoding serine hydrolase domain-containing protein, translated as MTNAIRRERNVAPLRSAGGPLPQGVHGAADPNFATVVRAFSALFPSRYLGGGALSVYLDGVPVVDVWTGWADRWGHRPWDADTGAMVFSATKGLASTVIHRLADRGLIEYDAPVAEYWPAFGANGKAGVTVRELMRHRAGLSQLNGATRDELMDHRLMERRLAAAPMSWMKGRPAYHAITYGWLLSGLARAVTGQSMRELFRTELAEPLGTDGLHLGRPAADAPTQPAQIIGPQFRIRNPLFDAVAPHVARLPFSGGFGSMYFTGMRSMAQGDTPLLDAEMPGANGVATARSLGRVYGAMANGGQIDGLRFLSAGTVAQLQGTGSVFPDLGLGLPMDFNLGYHGVPFPGVMPGFGHVGLGGSLGWADPDRGLAFGFVHNRLLTPLMLADQAGFVALAAMVRYGAAQARSNGFCRVTEFGAPYADPAPVAG; from the coding sequence ATGACCAACGCTATTCGCCGGGAGCGCAACGTCGCGCCTCTCCGGTCCGCCGGCGGACCTCTTCCGCAGGGCGTCCACGGTGCCGCTGACCCCAACTTCGCAACTGTGGTGCGGGCGTTTTCCGCCCTGTTCCCCAGCCGATATCTGGGTGGCGGCGCCCTCTCGGTCTACCTCGACGGTGTTCCCGTCGTCGACGTGTGGACGGGGTGGGCCGACCGGTGGGGCCACCGGCCGTGGGACGCCGACACCGGCGCGATGGTGTTCTCGGCGACCAAGGGGTTGGCCTCGACCGTCATCCACCGACTGGCCGACCGGGGCCTGATCGAATACGACGCGCCCGTCGCCGAGTACTGGCCGGCCTTCGGGGCCAACGGCAAGGCCGGCGTGACGGTGCGGGAGCTGATGCGGCACCGCGCCGGGCTGTCGCAGCTGAACGGCGCGACGCGCGACGAGCTGATGGACCACCGCCTCATGGAGCGGCGGCTGGCCGCGGCTCCCATGAGCTGGATGAAGGGGCGTCCGGCGTACCACGCCATCACCTACGGCTGGCTGTTGTCCGGCCTGGCCCGCGCGGTCACCGGTCAGAGCATGCGGGAGCTGTTCCGCACCGAGCTCGCGGAGCCGCTCGGCACCGACGGTCTGCATCTCGGCCGCCCGGCCGCGGATGCGCCCACGCAGCCCGCGCAGATCATCGGCCCGCAGTTCCGCATCCGCAATCCGCTGTTCGACGCGGTGGCGCCGCACGTGGCGAGGTTGCCGTTCTCGGGCGGCTTCGGCTCGATGTACTTCACCGGCATGCGGTCCATGGCGCAGGGCGACACACCCTTGCTGGATGCCGAGATGCCGGGCGCCAACGGCGTGGCCACGGCTCGATCACTGGGACGCGTGTACGGCGCGATGGCCAACGGCGGCCAGATCGACGGGCTGCGGTTCCTGTCCGCGGGCACGGTGGCGCAGCTGCAGGGGACCGGCAGCGTTTTCCCCGACCTGGGCCTCGGCCTGCCCATGGATTTCAACCTCGGGTATCACGGCGTGCCGTTCCCGGGTGTCATGCCGGGGTTCGGGCACGTCGGCCTCGGCGGGTCGCTCGGATGGGCGGATCCGGACCGCGGTCTGGCTTTCGGCTTCGTGCACAACCGCCTGCTGACGCCGCTGATGCTGGCCGATCAGGCGGGTTTCGTGGCGCTCGCGGCAATGGTGCGGTACGGCGCGGCGCAGGCGCGCAGCAACGGCTTCTGCCGGGTCACGGAGTTCGGTGCGCCATACGCCGATCCAGCTCCGGTTGCGGGCTGA